The proteins below come from a single Anaerolineales bacterium genomic window:
- the map gene encoding type I methionyl aminopeptidase — translation MSWRRGVVIKSERELALMREAGKVNARALAAAVSSVGPGVRTEDLDAAAAEVLQQAGAEPAFVGVQMQGADPYPAVTTVSVNDELVHGIPGKRRLVEGDIVSIDCGTILEGFVADSALTVGVGEISQEAQALVDTTLDALYVGIAQMVEGNRTGDISAAIQEFVESHGYNVVREYTSHGVGRNMHEDPQVPNYGRAGSGLALKPGMTIALEPMVLAGSPQTRVLDDRWTVCSFDGQLTAHFEHSVAVTSGGPRVLTAFDGNLDELGLSQYNHYFAGRLNAVGEQRSDRS, via the coding sequence ATGAGTTGGCGGCGCGGGGTCGTTATCAAGAGCGAACGGGAGCTGGCTTTGATGCGCGAGGCAGGCAAAGTCAATGCGCGCGCATTGGCGGCTGCCGTCTCGAGCGTAGGGCCGGGCGTTCGCACGGAAGATCTCGACGCTGCTGCCGCCGAAGTGCTGCAGCAGGCAGGTGCAGAACCGGCGTTCGTCGGCGTGCAAATGCAGGGTGCAGATCCCTATCCCGCCGTCACCACGGTATCCGTGAACGACGAACTCGTTCACGGCATTCCGGGAAAGCGCCGTCTGGTGGAGGGCGATATCGTCAGCATCGATTGCGGAACGATCCTGGAGGGTTTCGTAGCCGATTCGGCACTCACGGTGGGCGTGGGCGAGATTTCCCAGGAAGCACAGGCATTGGTCGATACGACCCTGGATGCATTGTACGTCGGGATTGCGCAGATGGTGGAAGGAAATCGCACGGGAGACATCTCCGCAGCGATTCAAGAATTCGTCGAAAGCCACGGGTACAACGTCGTGCGCGAATACACGAGCCACGGCGTCGGCAGGAACATGCACGAAGACCCCCAGGTGCCCAACTATGGTCGTGCGGGGAGCGGATTGGCGCTCAAACCCGGCATGACCATCGCCCTGGAGCCCATGGTCCTGGCGGGTTCACCACAGACACGCGTATTGGACGACCGCTGGACGGTTTGCTCGTTCGATGGGCAGCTTACCGCACACTTCGAGCACAGCGTGGCCGTGACGTCCGGCGGACCCCGGGTTCTCACCGCTTTCGACGGGAATCTGGACGAATTGGGTTTGTCACAGTATAATCATTACTTTGCTGGCCGCTTGAATGCGGTTGGTGAACAAAGGAGTGATCGATCATGA
- the rpmJ gene encoding 50S ribosomal protein L36: MKVSASVRRRCPKCKIVRRRGKVYVICENPRHKQRQG, translated from the coding sequence ATGAAAGTCTCCGCCTCGGTGCGAAGGCGTTGTCCGAAATGCAAGATTGTGCGCAGGCGCGGGAAGGTTTACGTGATATGCGAAAACCCGCGTCACAAGCAGCGACAAGGATAG
- the secY gene encoding preprotein translocase subunit SecY yields the protein MRRSAWRFLFISEDIRNRLLISLALLVIYRLVAHVPVPGVNRAAIQSVLTGQSGTVISLFDLLSGGTVSNFSVLAMGVYPYITAQIILQLLTPIVPSLQRRMEEDPREGRKWQEKWTYYLAVPMAALNAIGQFRIFQQFARTGGQEMIDFSLGFNLPTITIILTMTAGTMFAIWIGELISEYGIRNQGLSLIIFAGIVARIPSNLGRIISDQQNALPLLLFVVFIMILTIFAIVFVQEGRRNVPVMYPGRRVGNRMSMPVKGTLPLMVNMAGMIPLIFAQSFLTFPAVLAQFIIGSANQTVSNIGLWLQGTFGGITDTYWILYFIMVVAFTFFYSDVVFSQQNYGENLKRSGAQVPGVTKGAATQRYLTRVLRRITLPGALFLGIVAIMPFIVGLFYKFGPSNQGLLLVSSSGLLIVVGVVRDTYRNIEAELKLRGYDSAVLVR from the coding sequence ATGAGACGTTCGGCATGGCGTTTCTTGTTCATTTCGGAAGACATTCGCAATCGATTGCTCATCAGTCTCGCACTTCTGGTGATCTATCGCCTGGTTGCGCACGTTCCTGTTCCGGGGGTCAACCGGGCGGCGATCCAGAGTGTGCTAACCGGTCAGAGTGGGACGGTGATAAGTCTGTTTGACTTATTGTCCGGCGGAACCGTGTCGAATTTCTCGGTACTGGCGATGGGGGTATATCCCTACATCACGGCGCAGATCATCTTGCAGCTGCTGACCCCGATCGTGCCGTCGTTACAGCGCCGTATGGAAGAGGACCCGCGCGAAGGCCGCAAGTGGCAGGAAAAATGGACCTATTACCTCGCCGTGCCAATGGCGGCGTTGAACGCCATCGGACAATTCCGCATTTTCCAGCAATTTGCGCGAACCGGCGGCCAGGAGATGATCGATTTTTCGTTGGGTTTCAACCTGCCGACCATCACCATCATTCTGACGATGACGGCGGGCACGATGTTCGCCATCTGGATCGGAGAATTGATCTCGGAATACGGCATCCGCAATCAAGGATTGTCTTTGATCATTTTCGCCGGCATCGTGGCGCGCATCCCCTCCAATCTGGGGCGGATCATTTCCGACCAGCAAAATGCTCTCCCGCTGCTGCTGTTTGTGGTCTTCATCATGATACTGACGATTTTTGCCATCGTCTTCGTTCAAGAAGGCCGTCGGAACGTCCCCGTGATGTATCCCGGCCGCAGAGTGGGCAACCGCATGTCCATGCCGGTAAAAGGAACGCTGCCCCTCATGGTGAACATGGCCGGGATGATACCGCTCATCTTCGCGCAATCCTTCCTGACCTTTCCGGCGGTGCTGGCACAGTTCATCATCGGATCCGCAAACCAGACGGTGAGTAATATCGGACTCTGGCTGCAAGGCACCTTCGGTGGAATAACCGACACCTACTGGATCTTGTATTTCATCATGGTCGTGGCTTTCACGTTCTTCTATTCGGACGTGGTCTTCTCGCAGCAGAATTATGGCGAGAATTTGAAACGCTCGGGGGCGCAGGTGCCGGGGGTAACGAAGGGCGCGGCGACGCAAAGATATCTCACGCGCGTGCTGCGCCGCATCACCTTGCCCGGCGCGCTCTTCCTGGGCATCGTCGCCATCATGCCTTTCATTGTTGGTCTGTTTTACAAATTCGGCCCCTCCAATCAAGGGCTGCTGCTGGTCAGTTCATCAGGGTTGTTGATCGTCGTTGGAGTCGTACGGGATACCTACCGCAACATCGAGGCCGAGCTGAAGCTGCGCGGCTACGATTCAGCGGTGCTCGTACGCTAG
- the rpsK gene encoding 30S ribosomal protein S11, translated as MGRKRQKSQRASSRKTKRTMSHGKVHIHATFNNTIITITDQEGNVVIWSSAGSSGFQGSRKSTPYAARLAANKAIEDAKAIGLQEVDVMVKGPGPGREAAIRAVQGSEVRVRSISDVTPVPHNGCRPPKKRRV; from the coding sequence ATGGGACGAAAACGACAAAAGTCGCAGCGGGCAAGCTCGCGAAAAACCAAACGGACGATGTCGCACGGAAAGGTACACATCCACGCGACGTTCAACAACACGATCATCACGATCACCGATCAAGAAGGAAACGTCGTGATTTGGTCCAGTGCCGGATCATCCGGTTTCCAGGGATCGCGGAAGAGCACGCCATATGCGGCCCGCCTCGCAGCCAACAAAGCCATCGAAGATGCGAAAGCGATCGGCCTGCAGGAAGTCGACGTGATGGTCAAAGGACCCGGACCCGGGCGCGAAGCTGCGATTCGAGCCGTGCAAGGTTCCGAAGTCAGAGTGCGATCGATCAGTGACGTCACACCGGTCCCGCACAACGGCTGTCGGCCGCCGAAGAAACGGCGGGTATAA
- the rpsD gene encoding 30S ribosomal protein S4 has protein sequence MARHTGPVCKLCRREGEKLFLKGQRCFTPKCAFERRGYPPGEHGREAQFRRRRVSDYSKQLREKQKTRRIYGVTERQFRRYYRNALKKRGLTGSNLLQTLERRLDNVVYRLGYAESRAQARMLVTHGHFNVNGRRTDVPSMLVRPGDEIEVREGSKSRPYFKDVAETAEARTLPRWLERDLKKLNGTITQMPERRDVDLTLNESLIVEYYSR, from the coding sequence ATGGCTAGACATACCGGACCTGTTTGTAAATTATGTCGCCGAGAGGGCGAGAAACTTTTTCTCAAAGGTCAGCGTTGTTTTACTCCGAAGTGCGCCTTTGAGCGTCGGGGCTATCCACCCGGGGAGCATGGGCGGGAAGCTCAATTTCGACGGCGTCGAGTATCGGATTACAGCAAGCAATTACGAGAAAAGCAGAAGACACGCAGAATTTATGGCGTGACGGAACGTCAATTCCGACGATATTACCGCAACGCTTTGAAGAAGCGCGGCCTGACCGGATCGAATTTGCTGCAGACGCTGGAACGCCGACTGGACAATGTGGTTTACCGTCTCGGATATGCTGAAAGCCGAGCGCAAGCGCGGATGCTGGTCACACACGGCCATTTCAACGTAAATGGCCGGCGGACCGACGTTCCTTCGATGCTGGTGCGCCCGGGGGACGAGATCGAAGTTCGTGAGGGATCGAAATCGCGGCCATATTTCAAGGATGTCGCCGAAACCGCCGAAGCGCGAACGCTTCCTCGCTGGTTGGAGCGCGATCTGAAGAAATTGAACGGCACTATCACTCAGATGCCCGAGCGGCGCGACGTCGATTTGACTTTGAACGAGTCTCTGATTGTCGAGTATTACTCCCGCTAG
- the rpsM gene encoding 30S ribosomal protein S13 — MARIEGVDLPRDKQVEIGLTYIHGIGRSTAQKALVSTEIDPRTKVRDLTEEEVTALRDYINQNLVVEGDLRREVQMNIKRLVEIGCYRGLRHRRSLPVRGQRTRTNARTRKGPKKTVAGRGRRRGAKKK; from the coding sequence ATGGCGCGTATAGAAGGTGTTGACCTGCCACGAGATAAGCAGGTTGAAATCGGTTTGACCTACATCCATGGTATTGGACGCAGCACGGCGCAGAAGGCGCTCGTGTCCACCGAAATCGATCCGAGGACAAAAGTCCGCGATCTGACGGAGGAAGAGGTCACTGCGCTGCGGGATTACATCAACCAGAATCTCGTCGTTGAGGGAGATCTGCGCCGTGAAGTGCAGATGAACATCAAACGCCTGGTTGAGATCGGCTGCTATCGAGGCTTGCGTCATCGGCGTTCTCTGCCGGTGCGCGGTCAGCGAACGCGAACCAACGCCCGCACCCGCAAAGGACCGAAAAAGACCGTTGCGGGTCGTGGACGAAGGCGGGGCGCGAAGAAGAAGTAA